DNA sequence from the Pedobacter schmidteae genome:
ACGAAAGTGAGGCACCTATTGCTAATTCAAAATTCGGAGCAAACTCAAGAAGGGATCCATTGAACTCTATTAATCCTGCTGATATTGTTTCTGTTGAGGTCTTAAAAGACGCTTCATCTACAGCAATATATGGATCAAGAGGTGCAAATGGGGTTATTATTATCACTACCAGGCAGGGAAAAGAAGGTGAATCTATGGTTACCTACGATGGCCGTATGGGCATTTCCTATCCGGCAAAAAGACTGGAAATGTTGAATGGGGATGAATGGATTGACTATCGGAAAGACTGGGTATTGATGCCCGATGGGAAAAGGATTACCTATGGTTACTTTAATGATTATCTTTTTTTTACCAATGCCGGTAAAACGGAACCATCCGAAATGGTTCCCAGAGATGTGTATGCATTACCCGAATACAACTGGCAGGATGAAATGTATCGCACGGCATATGCAAAAGATCATAACCTGTCGGTAACCGGTGGAACCAAGTATACCAAGTTTTTCGGAAGCGTGGGCTACAACAAAGAAGATGGCTTGTTTATCAATAATGATTATTCGCGGTACAATACCCGCTTAAGACTTGATCACAATAAAAACAGGTTTATCATGTCGCTTTCTATTAACGGATCCTATTCAAAATATAACGGTGCAGTGCAGTCAGGTGATGGATATGGCAATATTGGAGTTACCCAGGCCGCCATCATATCACGACCACTGGTGTTTCAAAACCCTCTTGCGCTACAAACACAGGGTGGATGGAAAAAACCAACAGAAAATCTGGAACATATAGACCGGGATATTTCTACACCAAATGTAGGCGCTAATATTGTCTTAAATTATAAGCTGATAGAGGGGTTGTACGTTGGAACCATGTTAAATGGTGTGATTGTAAATTCCAAGGTAAATGAATTTTATGGAAAAGATACCCCCTGGGGTTATTACTTAAAAGGACGGGCCGCAATTAACAATACTGAGTGGATGGGCTGGTCGAACATCAACACTTTGAGTTATGATAAGGTGCTGAAGAATAACTCAAAAATTAGCGCATTGGGTGTTTTTGAATTGAGTGGAAGCGGGTATCGAAACAGTTCCATCATTAAAAGTAATTTTTCTGATGAGACCACCGGAATTCATGATATCAGTAAAGGTATTACGCTGGAAGATGCTACATCAGGAGCCGGGCAAACTAAAAGGATCTCGTATCTGGCTAGGTTGAATTACGATCACAGAGGAAAATACCTGCTCACAGGTAGTATGCGACTGGATGGTTCAGATCGTTTTGGAGAAAACAATCGTTATGGTTATTTCCCTTCAATGGCTTTTGGATGGCGGATTTCTGAAGAAAACTTTATGAAAAAGCAGACGCTGTTTGATAATTTGAAATTACGATTAAGTTATGGACAGACAGGGAATTCAAATATTCCTGAATTTCAGTATATGGCCAGAATGGGTAATTCATTTTATGGAGACCAGTTTGGCCTGGTACCGGTTTCCCTGCCAAATCCGAATTTGAAATGGGAAACAACAGTGCAATATAATGCAGGTTTAGATATCTCTGTTTTAAACAAGAGATTGGATCTTACCGTTGACTTTTACAATAAAATCACAACAGACATGCTATACAATGCCATTATTCCGGCACAGTCTGGGTTTAAAACGCAATGGCAAAACCTGGGAAAGATTAGCAATAAAGGGGTCGAACTGGCTTTAAATACAAAGAATATTGTAGCCGATAAGTTTAATTGGAACAGCAGCTTAACACTTAGCTTAAATCGGAATAAGGTATTGGTTATAGGAGACAATCTATCCGTAGCTCCTGTGGGGGCTGGCTCATGGAGTACCTCATATATTAAGCAAAATGTGGTTGGTCGGATTATGGTCAACCAGCCCATAGGTTTGATGTATGGATATGAAATGATCGGTGTATATCAGGAAAACGATTTTTCTGGCTGGATCGATAAAACAGGTCTTTTACCTGACAACGACCCAAATATTGCATGGCAGGAGAGAAATTGGGTGTTAAAGCCCGGGGTAGTTGATCCTAGCGCTATCGCTAAGCCGCGCCCGGGAACGTTTAAGTTTAATAATCTTGATAATTCAGCGGATAACAAGATTACAGAAAGTGATAAAAAGATTATTGGTAATAGTCAGCCTTTACTTTTTGGAGGTTTTGGGAATAATTTTAGTTATAAGAATTTTGATTTGAATATATTCATTACTTATTCTCTTGGTGGCGAGATCTTTAATTCTACCAAGTTTGAATTGGAAGGCTCTAGTCCGGGTGAATACTACAACATCACTAAAAAATTCTGGAACAACCGATGGACGCCTTCAAACCCAACAAACGACTATCCCGCTTATTCGGATGAAGGTTACTACAATTCACTGGCAGCCCAGCCTAATAGTTATTACGTTGAAGACGCATCTTATGCAAGACTTCAAAACGTATCCCTGGCTTATAGATTGCCAATAAGTTTTACTAAAAAGCTTGGTCTGGCTGCTGCAAAAATATACTATTCGGGTATCAATCTCTTTACTTTAACTAAATACAGCGGGTTTACGCCTGAGGTTGACTCAGGAAATCCATTACTGACAAATTTTGACACCATTGGTTACCCCAGGGCAGCCGCTCATTCTATAGGCTTTAACATCACATTTTAAAGATTTTGAACATGAAAAAGATACTTTATATAGTAATGATCTCATTGTTTGGGGTCTCGGTTGGTTGCTCCAAGTATTTGGATAGCGAGCCGTTGTCATTTACATCTATTGCTAATTTTTATAAAGACCAGGACGATGCTGAAGCTGCACTTACGGGATGTTATGGTTTGTTGCAGGACAGTTATTCTGTAAACGGGCGTACTGGAGTATTTCTAATTGCTGATGTAGGTACGGATGAAATTATAGGTAACCCATATTCTACTCCTGATGCTGAAGCCAATATGGATCAGTTTTTATTTGGCAGGGTTGTGAAAAGTAACCTGACCATAAAAAATCTGTGGGCTAAAGTATATTCAGGTTTGTACAGCCTAAACCTGTTGTTGTCTCAGATCGATAAAATTGACATGCCCGAACTGCGTAAAACGCAGATGAAAGCAGAAGCCAGATTTTTGAGGGGCTGGCATTACTACTATATGGGGATGATTTATGGTGGTGTTCCGGTATTTACCAGTATTCCTCACGATATCAAACAAAAAAGAAATACCCTGGAAGAAGTAATGAAACAGGCAATTGATGACCTACAGTTTGCTTATGATAATCTGCCTGATGAAAAGTTGATAAACTCAGGGCGGGCTTCTAAATGGGCTGCAGGAGGCTATCTGGCCAAATTGTATTGTTATATTGCCAGTTGTAGGAAATATGATACGGGCAAAGGACTTAATTTTCCATTAAACAGCTTTGATTGGGTCGACGTAAATGAGAGTTATGCAAAAGCAGATGTGTTAACTCAAAATATCATTGGTAAAAGTGGATTAAACTTAACTGCGGACTACAGGTTATTGTTTTGCGAGGGGGCTGTAAATAAGCAAAAAGAAGAAATTCTATTCTCTTTGACACCTTCCCCCCAGAAAAAAATAGGCTTTGCACTAAATTTTTATTTGTTGCCAGTCGGCTCCTATGGTGGTGGCTGGGGCACATGCAGACCAACACAGGAAGTATATTCCAGATACGACTCTTTGTACGACGCGCGCGCGAATTGGGTTGTAGGAGGTTTGGGTACTGAGGCTGTAACACAAACCATCGACAATCAGGTGTATTATCAGCCTTCAAAATTGAAACTTGTAAATGGAGAAGCTGTTGATGGTGATTATTGCGGTAATAAATTTAGATTACTGAAAACCGAATCTAAACATGATGATGTTTATTATGGTAATTATCCCTTGCTCCGTCTCGCTGATATTATGCTTTTACATGCAGAAGCAGTAGGTCATATTAGTGGCGAGGCCGCCGGACGCGAGGCCCTGAAAGTTGTAAGGAGTCGGGCCCTGATCAAATCCCGTTCAACCGATGTGAATAAACTGCAGACGGCATATCGCAAAACTGACTTTGTGGAAGAATTGCTGGATGAGCGTTCAAGAGAATTGTGCTTTGAGCAGCAGAGGAAGTTTGACCTTGTTAGGTTCAACAGATACCAGTCTACCATAAAAGCCATATCTACTACTCGTGGGGTATGGAATAGAAATGGTGCCATTCAATTGGTGGATAATGTAACGGATACCAAAATATGGAGCCCGATACCAGAAGAAGATGAAATTATAAACCCTAATCTGAAGCCCAATAACCCAGGTTATTAGTGTGTTTTTGATTCCAGAAATTTAATAAAATGTATAAAAAATTTATATATAGTGCTTTTTCCTGTATGTGTATTGTACTCTTAACTACGCAGTCTTCTTGTCAGAGCAAAAAACAAGCGGAACAACCGCAGGAGCAACCAGAAAAAGTAAAAGTCGGGGCCTGGTATTTTGGCGGCTGGAGCTTTCCGGCAGATCAGAATGGCAACACTTTTCACATTAGTCCGAGCTTGGTCAGTAGTTTTTCAAACCGGGAACCTGTTTGGGGTTGGCGGGAAGATAAAACTGGTGTAATGGCTGACCAAATTAATTATGCTGCGGATAGCGGTCTTTCTTTTTGGGGATTTTGCTGGTATGAAAATACATTGGTAGGTGATTCCAAAACAATGGATAACCTCAATAATGCCCTTGATTTGTTTCTTAAAGCACCAAATAAAAGTCGCCTCGATTTCTGTTTGTTGTCCTGTTTTCCGGTTTCGCCCGTAAACTGGGAGAAGATATGTGACAGAACGGTTCCTTATTTTAAAGAATCCAATTATTTAAAAGTAGATGGCAAGCCGGTAATGGTATTCTTCAATACAGATGAAATCATTGCAGGAATGAATGGTATTA
Encoded proteins:
- a CDS encoding TonB-dependent receptor, with product MYKKKTNKIGVPKRYVHKLLLIMRVVTIVLIAMIMQVSAAGNAQTMSFAKKNTTIKEIFAEIRMQMGYNVVWPAEKFDENRTLNANFKNTPLSIVLNQTLDGQNITYTIKNKTIVLKASQLNETNQEFISGVVTNLIGNEPLKGVTVLLNGSATATQTDANGRYNIKASKGALKFSFVGFADTLININGRSTINVMMIPAHLKLDEVVVVGYGSVKKRDLTGSVSTVKADVFDQSRQSSFVNSMQGRVAGLQITSGSGEPGSGSKIIIRGANSLTGESRPLFVIDGVPVNESEAPIANSKFGANSRRDPLNSINPADIVSVEVLKDASSTAIYGSRGANGVIIITTRQGKEGESMVTYDGRMGISYPAKRLEMLNGDEWIDYRKDWVLMPDGKRITYGYFNDYLFFTNAGKTEPSEMVPRDVYALPEYNWQDEMYRTAYAKDHNLSVTGGTKYTKFFGSVGYNKEDGLFINNDYSRYNTRLRLDHNKNRFIMSLSINGSYSKYNGAVQSGDGYGNIGVTQAAIISRPLVFQNPLALQTQGGWKKPTENLEHIDRDISTPNVGANIVLNYKLIEGLYVGTMLNGVIVNSKVNEFYGKDTPWGYYLKGRAAINNTEWMGWSNINTLSYDKVLKNNSKISALGVFELSGSGYRNSSIIKSNFSDETTGIHDISKGITLEDATSGAGQTKRISYLARLNYDHRGKYLLTGSMRLDGSDRFGENNRYGYFPSMAFGWRISEENFMKKQTLFDNLKLRLSYGQTGNSNIPEFQYMARMGNSFYGDQFGLVPVSLPNPNLKWETTVQYNAGLDISVLNKRLDLTVDFYNKITTDMLYNAIIPAQSGFKTQWQNLGKISNKGVELALNTKNIVADKFNWNSSLTLSLNRNKVLVIGDNLSVAPVGAGSWSTSYIKQNVVGRIMVNQPIGLMYGYEMIGVYQENDFSGWIDKTGLLPDNDPNIAWQERNWVLKPGVVDPSAIAKPRPGTFKFNNLDNSADNKITESDKKIIGNSQPLLFGGFGNNFSYKNFDLNIFITYSLGGEIFNSTKFELEGSSPGEYYNITKKFWNNRWTPSNPTNDYPAYSDEGYYNSLAAQPNSYYVEDASYARLQNVSLAYRLPISFTKKLGLAAAKIYYSGINLFTLTKYSGFTPEVDSGNPLLTNFDTIGYPRAAAHSIGFNITF
- a CDS encoding RagB/SusD family nutrient uptake outer membrane protein, yielding MKKILYIVMISLFGVSVGCSKYLDSEPLSFTSIANFYKDQDDAEAALTGCYGLLQDSYSVNGRTGVFLIADVGTDEIIGNPYSTPDAEANMDQFLFGRVVKSNLTIKNLWAKVYSGLYSLNLLLSQIDKIDMPELRKTQMKAEARFLRGWHYYYMGMIYGGVPVFTSIPHDIKQKRNTLEEVMKQAIDDLQFAYDNLPDEKLINSGRASKWAAGGYLAKLYCYIASCRKYDTGKGLNFPLNSFDWVDVNESYAKADVLTQNIIGKSGLNLTADYRLLFCEGAVNKQKEEILFSLTPSPQKKIGFALNFYLLPVGSYGGGWGTCRPTQEVYSRYDSLYDARANWVVGGLGTEAVTQTIDNQVYYQPSKLKLVNGEAVDGDYCGNKFRLLKTESKHDDVYYGNYPLLRLADIMLLHAEAVGHISGEAAGREALKVVRSRALIKSRSTDVNKLQTAYRKTDFVEELLDERSRELCFEQQRKFDLVRFNRYQSTIKAISTTRGVWNRNGAIQLVDNVTDTKIWSPIPEEDEIINPNLKPNNPGY
- a CDS encoding glycoside hydrolase family 99-like domain-containing protein, whose translation is MYKKFIYSAFSCMCIVLLTTQSSCQSKKQAEQPQEQPEKVKVGAWYFGGWSFPADQNGNTFHISPSLVSSFSNREPVWGWREDKTGVMADQINYAADSGLSFWGFCWYENTLVGDSKTMDNLNNALDLFLKAPNKSRLDFCLLSCFPVSPVNWEKICDRTVPYFKESNYLKVDGKPVMVFFNTDEIIAGMNGIKKTREAIELYRKKARDIGAGEILIGARTGPRPLDPTFQNKYVECGFDFLTTYNNADDGKASLGANDYSRLLEGDVKSWTGISANSSLPFVPVVGAGYDMRPWAMDHPAQPASDYWYTGVTPQKIAEHLRTGMQWVKANAKKVPGNLLFMYAWNENGEGAWLTPTKSEGNSRLQAIKQIIQEESTK